From Thermus neutrinimicus, the proteins below share one genomic window:
- a CDS encoding AAA family ATPase, with translation MRPLRLELEGFGPYRERQGVDFSDVELFAITGPTGSGKSTLLDAMAFALYGVVPRVGRNVGSLVHPAASEARVRLTFQVGGRVYRVERVRGKRSEGRLFELGSSGERLLPLETLEALNRALEELLGLSYEAFTRALLLPQGEFDRFLKGEARERRRILLDLFELSRLERAREKAASRRAALLEEKGRLEGELAGLLGVSLEAKEDLERALADLSREIARLQGEKRRLEEGVAELRDLQVLLLRKGELEGRLGRLRAEASRMAEVEERLSKASEAEVALPLWQDLRRKEEALAATERELQRVRARLAQLEEDRRALAFDPEALREARRALLQAEGLRALEALWRRVGVKEHPAPKRGLAPEAYAEALESLLQEEALLAERERQLSQLVEVGGRLRAKEEALGQVKAALEALVVEGSRARAQVEALEKALKGAEAHRLRQELEELGRRRGVLEEERRRLEGELAQLEEEERRLGLLAYRDLLRPGEPCPLCGGVVHTLPHPQGEQGISDLRRRREEREKALKGVLTGLGALEGEERAKREALEALGAEPIPKDPKALERELLEAQKELQELREWYREKQGEARALEEEVGRLAQEMERLSQGFSGPKGEAERAWERAREALASLRQEKEALAAGLYQLLRERTGGTPVAEHVGRLSRRLEELEEKEKADRHLAQDWEEASRTLAGLLAQEEEQRKALEEAKGRVAGLMPEEEAKALYLPPREREALAERIRAHREELAQVEALLEEVEREARARFPGSLPPLAEVEARLRREEEELSLVQGSLEARMGEKAVLEERLREMGERLKRRQELMARLAEVVREVDLWEKLAFDLQQNNFPAYLLGLRQKNLVERADELMATLSAGRYRLRSKEDEYQVLDLWTEAVRPVKTLSGGESFLASLSLALALSEELSRGRLGALFLDEGFGTLDPETLEVVAGVLEALPTRGRLVGIVTHVEALAERLPARLLVRKHPSGSRVEWA, from the coding sequence TTGAGGCCCTTGCGCCTGGAGCTTGAGGGGTTTGGCCCATACCGGGAGCGGCAGGGGGTGGACTTCTCCGATGTGGAGCTTTTCGCCATCACCGGGCCCACGGGAAGCGGGAAGAGCACCCTCCTGGACGCCATGGCCTTTGCCCTTTACGGGGTGGTGCCCCGGGTGGGGCGGAACGTGGGAAGCCTGGTCCACCCCGCCGCCAGCGAGGCCCGGGTCCGCCTAACCTTCCAGGTGGGGGGAAGGGTCTATAGGGTGGAGCGGGTGCGGGGGAAGAGGAGCGAAGGGCGGCTCTTTGAGCTGGGGTCCTCGGGGGAGCGGCTTTTGCCCCTGGAGACCCTGGAGGCCCTGAACCGGGCCTTGGAGGAGCTTTTGGGCCTCAGCTACGAGGCCTTTACCCGGGCCCTCCTGCTGCCCCAGGGGGAGTTTGACCGTTTTCTCAAGGGAGAGGCCAGGGAAAGGCGGAGGATTCTCCTGGACCTCTTTGAGCTTTCCCGGTTGGAGAGGGCTAGGGAAAAGGCGGCCTCCCGCAGGGCAGCCCTCTTGGAGGAGAAGGGCCGGCTGGAGGGGGAGCTTGCGGGGCTTCTTGGGGTGAGCCTCGAGGCCAAGGAGGACCTGGAAAGGGCCCTGGCGGACCTATCCCGGGAGATCGCCCGCCTTCAGGGCGAGAAAAGGCGCCTGGAGGAGGGGGTGGCGGAGCTAAGGGACCTTCAGGTGCTTCTTCTCCGCAAAGGGGAGCTGGAAGGCCGCCTGGGCCGCCTGCGGGCCGAGGCTTCCCGCATGGCGGAGGTGGAGGAAAGGCTCTCCAAGGCTTCGGAGGCGGAGGTGGCCCTCCCCTTGTGGCAGGACTTGCGGAGGAAGGAGGAAGCCCTGGCGGCCACGGAGAGGGAGCTGCAAAGGGTGCGCGCCCGGCTTGCCCAGCTGGAAGAGGACCGCCGGGCCCTGGCCTTTGACCCCGAGGCCCTGAGGGAGGCTCGAAGGGCTCTTTTGCAGGCGGAGGGGCTGAGGGCCCTCGAGGCCCTATGGCGGCGGGTGGGGGTTAAGGAGCACCCGGCCCCCAAGCGGGGCCTGGCTCCCGAGGCCTACGCGGAGGCCCTGGAATCCCTCCTCCAGGAGGAGGCCCTTTTGGCGGAAAGGGAGCGGCAGCTATCCCAGCTGGTGGAGGTGGGAGGGCGGCTAAGGGCCAAGGAGGAGGCCTTGGGCCAGGTCAAGGCGGCCTTGGAGGCCTTGGTGGTGGAGGGAAGTCGGGCCCGGGCCCAGGTGGAGGCCCTGGAGAAGGCCCTCAAGGGGGCGGAGGCCCACCGGCTTCGCCAGGAGCTGGAGGAGCTGGGGAGGAGGCGGGGGGTTTTGGAGGAGGAACGGAGGCGCCTCGAGGGGGAGCTTGCCCAGCTGGAAGAGGAGGAAAGGCGCCTCGGGCTTCTCGCCTACCGCGACCTTTTGCGGCCAGGGGAGCCCTGCCCCTTGTGCGGGGGTGTGGTGCACACCCTGCCCCATCCCCAAGGGGAGCAGGGGATTTCGGACCTGAGGAGGAGGCGGGAGGAGAGGGAGAAGGCCCTTAAGGGGGTCCTGACGGGGCTCGGGGCCCTGGAGGGGGAGGAGAGGGCCAAGCGCGAGGCCTTGGAGGCCCTGGGGGCTGAGCCCATTCCCAAGGACCCCAAGGCCCTGGAAAGGGAGCTTCTTGAGGCGCAAAAGGAGCTTCAGGAGCTCAGGGAATGGTACAGGGAAAAACAGGGGGAGGCCCGGGCCCTGGAGGAGGAGGTAGGGCGGCTTGCCCAGGAGATGGAGCGGTTATCCCAAGGGTTTTCCGGCCCTAAGGGAGAGGCGGAAAGGGCCTGGGAAAGGGCCCGGGAGGCCCTGGCCTCCTTGCGCCAGGAGAAGGAGGCCCTGGCGGCTGGGCTTTACCAGCTGTTACGGGAGAGGACGGGGGGCACCCCGGTGGCGGAGCACGTGGGGAGGCTTTCCCGAAGGTTGGAGGAGCTGGAGGAAAAGGAAAAGGCGGACCGCCACCTGGCCCAGGACTGGGAGGAAGCCTCCAGGACCCTGGCGGGGCTTCTGGCCCAGGAGGAGGAGCAGCGAAAGGCCCTGGAGGAGGCCAAGGGCCGGGTGGCAGGCCTGATGCCCGAGGAGGAGGCTAAGGCCCTTTACCTTCCCCCCAGGGAACGGGAGGCCCTGGCGGAGAGGATCCGGGCCCACCGGGAGGAGCTTGCCCAGGTGGAGGCCCTCCTGGAGGAGGTGGAACGGGAGGCCAGGGCGCGCTTTCCCGGTTCCCTTCCCCCCTTGGCGGAGGTGGAGGCCCGCCTAAGGCGGGAGGAGGAGGAGCTTTCCCTGGTGCAGGGGAGCCTCGAGGCCAGGATGGGGGAAAAGGCCGTTTTGGAGGAGCGGCTTAGGGAGATGGGGGAAAGGCTAAAGCGCCGCCAGGAGCTTATGGCCCGCCTGGCGGAGGTGGTGCGGGAGGTGGATCTCTGGGAGAAGCTGGCCTTTGACCTCCAGCAGAACAACTTTCCCGCCTACCTCCTGGGCCTCAGGCAGAAAAACCTGGTGGAGCGGGCGGATGAGCTCATGGCCACCCTTTCCGCGGGGCGCTACCGCCTGCGCTCCAAGGAGGACGAGTACCAGGTCCTGGACCTCTGGACGGAGGCGGTGCGCCCGGTTAAGACCCTTTCCGGGGGGGAGAGCTTCCTGGCAAGCCTCTCCTTAGCCCTAGCCCTCTCCGAGGAGCTTTCCCGGGGGCGGCTTGGGGCTTTGTTCCTGGACGAGGGCTTCGGTACCCTGGACCCGGAAACCCTCGAGGTGGTGGCAGGGGTGCTGGAGGCCCTTCCCACCCGAGGGCGGCTGGTGGGCATCGTCACCCACGTGGAGGCCCTGGCGGAAAGGCTTCCCGCCAGGCTTTTGGTGCGCAAGCATCCCTCGGGAAGCCGGGTGGAGTGGGCCTAG
- a CDS encoding metallophosphoesterase family protein: MRLLHTADWHLGKVLKGVDRTPEIGEALKTLLEMVAKEGVDLVVVSGDLFDRPQVSAEAEALAVEFFLRLRELGVPALVIAGNHDPKERLEALAPLFALAGAAVRGRPLFREEGGVVEVGGLRAALLPFVSERILVKKVLQEAEERHRRYAEALRRILLNLESPLMLGHFALEGVRPGAGEFVFHLTGSYAVPPSALPLGARYVALGHIHRQQQVAEAPMAWYAGSLIQLDFGEGEEAERGVLLVEVPERGPVRVHPVRERWGRPLKTLRLKPEELDGRLAELERFPGYLRVVVEGRLSPAVKERLFQGLPHLLAVETAGALEDGENGPSAPELGLVEAYQRYLGERGREEEGLLERFHQVLKEVELEALAPGA; encoded by the coding sequence GTGCGCCTATTGCACACCGCGGACTGGCATCTGGGCAAGGTATTAAAGGGCGTGGACCGCACCCCCGAGATCGGGGAGGCGTTGAAGACCCTTCTGGAGATGGTGGCCAAGGAGGGGGTGGACCTGGTGGTGGTTTCCGGGGACCTCTTTGACCGCCCCCAGGTCTCCGCCGAGGCCGAGGCCCTGGCGGTGGAGTTTTTCCTGCGCCTTAGGGAGCTTGGGGTTCCCGCCTTGGTCATCGCTGGCAACCACGATCCCAAGGAGCGCCTCGAGGCCCTCGCCCCCCTTTTTGCCCTGGCGGGGGCGGCGGTGCGGGGAAGGCCCCTTTTCCGGGAGGAAGGGGGGGTGGTGGAGGTGGGGGGGCTTAGGGCGGCCCTTCTGCCCTTCGTGTCCGAGCGCATCCTGGTGAAGAAGGTCCTGCAGGAGGCCGAGGAGCGCCACCGCCGCTACGCGGAGGCCCTAAGGCGGATCCTCCTGAACCTGGAAAGCCCCCTTATGCTGGGGCATTTTGCCCTGGAAGGGGTTCGCCCGGGGGCAGGGGAGTTCGTCTTCCACCTCACGGGGAGCTATGCCGTTCCCCCCAGCGCCCTGCCCCTGGGGGCCCGTTACGTGGCCTTGGGCCACATCCACCGTCAGCAGCAGGTGGCCGAAGCCCCCATGGCCTGGTACGCGGGAAGCCTCATCCAGCTGGACTTCGGCGAAGGGGAGGAGGCGGAGCGGGGGGTTTTGCTGGTGGAGGTGCCCGAGAGGGGGCCGGTCCGGGTGCACCCGGTGAGGGAGCGCTGGGGGAGGCCCCTTAAGACCCTGCGCCTGAAGCCCGAGGAGCTGGACGGCAGGCTTGCCGAGCTGGAGCGCTTTCCCGGCTACCTCCGGGTGGTGGTGGAGGGCAGGCTTTCCCCGGCGGTGAAGGAGAGGCTTTTCCAGGGGCTTCCCCATCTCCTGGCGGTGGAGACCGCCGGGGCCCTCGAGGATGGGGAAAACGGACCCTCGGCCCCGGAGCTGGGCTTGGTGGAGGCCTACCAACGCTACCTGGGGGAACGGGGGCGGGAGGAGGAAGGGCTTCTGGAGCGGTTCCATCAGGTGCTCAAGGAGGTGGAGCTTGAGGCCCTTGCGCCTGGAGCTTGA
- a CDS encoding YibE/F family protein, with the protein MRLWVLFGLLFLPALAQGDGGYLVGRILALEANRGVVLVEVGERRLEALLPVDGGHYRVGQRVVLYQEGGRTYVTEPDRVPWLLGLLGLFVLLAALLGRGKGVRGLLGTFLSLLVVVYFVVPRVAAGGNPLFYAFLGSVGVLLLTVYLVHGVNRKTTAALLGTLASVAFVLLLSLFFAGAMGFTGLASEEALLLRQWGGVDLLSLFLAGVVVGALGALTDVSVTQAAVVQALAHANPRFGLGELYRRGMEVGYDHMGSLVNTLVLAYAAGSLPLFLLLTKDPTPLRFLLNTEPFAAEIASMVLGSLGLLLAVPLTTLVAAWFFQGGRGGPPEGHGHTH; encoded by the coding sequence ATGCGCCTTTGGGTACTGTTCGGTCTCCTTTTCCTCCCCGCCCTGGCCCAGGGGGATGGAGGCTACCTGGTGGGGAGGATCCTGGCCCTCGAGGCCAACCGGGGCGTGGTCCTGGTGGAGGTGGGGGAGAGAAGGCTGGAGGCCCTTCTTCCCGTGGACGGGGGCCACTACCGCGTGGGCCAGCGGGTGGTCCTCTACCAGGAGGGCGGCAGGACCTACGTCACCGAGCCCGACCGTGTCCCCTGGCTCCTGGGCCTTCTGGGCCTTTTCGTCCTTTTGGCCGCCCTCCTGGGCCGGGGAAAGGGGGTTAGGGGGCTTCTTGGCACCTTCCTGAGCCTTCTGGTGGTGGTCTACTTCGTGGTTCCTCGGGTGGCGGCGGGAGGGAATCCCCTCTTTTACGCCTTTTTGGGAAGCGTAGGGGTGCTTCTTCTCACCGTCTACCTGGTCCACGGGGTAAACCGGAAGACCACCGCCGCCCTCTTGGGCACCTTGGCCTCGGTGGCCTTTGTCCTGCTCCTTTCCCTCTTCTTCGCCGGGGCCATGGGGTTCACCGGTCTGGCCTCGGAGGAGGCCCTCCTCCTCCGGCAATGGGGAGGTGTGGACCTCCTCTCCCTCTTCCTGGCGGGGGTGGTGGTGGGCGCCCTGGGGGCCTTGACCGATGTGAGCGTGACCCAGGCGGCGGTGGTCCAGGCCCTAGCCCACGCCAACCCCCGCTTTGGCCTGGGGGAGCTCTACCGCAGGGGGATGGAGGTGGGGTACGACCACATGGGTAGCTTGGTGAACACCTTGGTGCTGGCCTACGCCGCGGGCTCCTTGCCCCTGTTTCTCCTCCTCACCAAGGACCCGACCCCCCTGCGCTTCCTGTTGAACACCGAGCCCTTCGCCGCTGAGATCGCCTCCATGGTGCTGGGTTCCTTGGGTCTCCTTCTGGCGGTACCCCTCACCACCCTGGTGGCGGCCTGGTTCTTCCAGGGGGGAAGGGGTGGGCCCCCCGAGGGCCATGGCCACACCCATTAG
- a CDS encoding zinc uptake transcriptional regulator gives MERSTRQRRAIREAFLEAGRPLSPQEVLELARKKVPSLGLATVYRTLKGLVEEGFLTPVALPGEPSRYEPAGREHHHHFLCRLCGRVYELLGCDLALEGHLPPGFLAEGHEVMVYGRCPECA, from the coding sequence ATGGAGCGCTCCACCCGGCAACGGCGGGCCATCCGGGAGGCTTTTTTGGAGGCGGGCCGTCCCCTTTCCCCGCAGGAGGTCCTGGAGCTGGCCAGAAAGAAGGTGCCCTCCCTAGGCCTTGCCACCGTGTACCGCACCCTGAAGGGTCTGGTGGAGGAGGGATTCCTCACCCCGGTGGCCCTCCCCGGCGAACCCTCCCGCTACGAACCCGCGGGAAGGGAGCACCACCACCACTTTCTCTGCCGCCTTTGCGGAAGGGTGTATGAGCTTCTGGGTTGCGATCTGGCCCTGGAAGGCCACCTGCCCCCGGGCTTCCTGGCCGAGGGGCACGAGGTCATGGTCTACGGCCGTTGCCCGGAGTGCGCCTAG
- a CDS encoding DUF4258 domain-containing protein, which produces MRKLRRLSDLLPHLREGRYRLGPHVAKHMLQEGFTEPDVLRALEWGRELAIYPEDQRMLVLGYMVFPPRLKLPLHVVLEYATPRHVDIVTAFIPKEPYRVYSRARLAAILRFDGALEEVRWNRPKEAYPAWD; this is translated from the coding sequence GTGAGGAAGTTGCGTAGGTTGTCGGACCTTCTCCCCCACCTCCGGGAAGGCCGCTACCGCTTGGGACCCCATGTGGCCAAGCACATGCTTCAGGAGGGTTTCACCGAGCCTGACGTGCTCAGAGCTTTGGAATGGGGCAGGGAGCTGGCCATCTACCCTGAGGACCAGCGGATGTTGGTCTTGGGCTACATGGTCTTTCCTCCCCGGCTGAAGCTCCCCCTGCACGTGGTGCTGGAGTACGCCACCCCGCGGCACGTGGACATCGTGACCGCCTTCATCCCCAAGGAGCCCTACCGGGTGTACTCCCGGGCCCGGCTTGCGGCCATCCTGCGCTTTGACGGGGCTTTGGAGGAGGTGCGCTGGAACCGGCCCAAGGAGGCCTACCCCGCGTGGGACTAG
- a CDS encoding ComF family protein — protein sequence MLWGFLESLLGHACPGCGGRLDAPLLCTACRRDLRAFAAGEMVYLGLYGRVGGLVRALKYGRRFGLAPILAEPLAEAVLAQGWRLSGVTAVPTLFPRLVLRGYNPPELLGRILAARLGLPYLRVLRRRRYTPSQPTRGRARRHLPQDLFVPTLRVEGDWLLVDDVLTSGATFLRAREALLRAGAGRVYGAFLAVRDPGALGPYR from the coding sequence ATGCTCTGGGGATTTCTTGAGAGCCTCTTGGGCCATGCCTGCCCGGGGTGCGGGGGGAGGTTGGACGCACCCCTCCTCTGCACCGCCTGCCGCCGGGACCTCAGGGCTTTTGCCGCCGGGGAGATGGTTTACCTGGGCCTTTACGGACGGGTGGGGGGATTGGTGCGGGCCTTGAAGTACGGCAGGCGGTTCGGTCTCGCTCCCATCCTGGCCGAGCCCTTGGCGGAGGCGGTCTTGGCCCAGGGCTGGAGGCTTTCCGGGGTCACCGCCGTTCCCACCTTGTTCCCCAGGCTGGTGCTACGGGGCTACAACCCCCCTGAGCTCCTGGGCCGCATCCTGGCCGCCCGCCTGGGCCTTCCCTACCTGCGGGTCTTGCGGCGGAGGCGCTACACCCCAAGCCAGCCCACCCGGGGCCGGGCCCGGCGGCACCTGCCTCAGGACCTCTTTGTTCCCACCCTGCGGGTGGAGGGAGACTGGCTTCTCGTGGACGACGTCCTCACCAGCGGGGCCACCTTCCTTAGGGCCAGGGAAGCCCTCCTTAGGGCAGGGGCAGGCCGGGTCTACGGGGCCTTCTTGGCGGTGCGGGACCCTGGGGCCCTGGGCCCTTACCGCTAA
- the mtnA gene encoding S-methyl-5-thioribose-1-phosphate isomerase: protein MERILPFRFDEGEGVFWLLDQRRLPLEEAFVPVRTAREMAEAIRAMVVRGAPAIGVSAAYGMVLAHLRGEDPEEADRLLRQSRPTAVNLFYALDRMRPHWGNLAESLKEARAIWREVEETERAISLHGAKVLRGQVLTHCNTGPLATGGYGTALGAIVEAYRQGRVSHVWVDETRPYLQGARLTAYELQRAGVPATLIADNMAGFLMAQGRVDAVIVGVDRMALNGDFANKIGTYTLAVLTHHHGIPFYAALPLSSVDPSLESGEGIPIEERSPEEVLELRGVRLAPLGVAAYHPAFDITPHRYLTGIITEKGILYPPFDEALRHALGIS from the coding sequence GTGGAAAGGATTTTGCCCTTTCGCTTTGATGAGGGGGAAGGGGTCTTCTGGCTTCTGGACCAGAGGAGGCTTCCCCTCGAGGAGGCCTTTGTCCCCGTGCGTACCGCCCGGGAGATGGCTGAGGCCATACGGGCCATGGTGGTGCGGGGGGCCCCGGCCATCGGGGTTTCCGCCGCCTATGGCATGGTTCTAGCCCACCTCAGGGGGGAGGACCCAGAGGAGGCGGACCGCCTACTACGGCAGAGCCGGCCCACGGCGGTCAACCTCTTCTACGCCTTGGATCGCATGCGCCCCCACTGGGGGAACCTGGCGGAAAGCCTTAAGGAGGCCCGGGCCATCTGGCGGGAGGTGGAGGAGACGGAAAGGGCCATCAGCCTGCACGGGGCCAAGGTGCTAAGGGGCCAGGTCCTAACCCACTGCAACACCGGTCCCCTGGCCACAGGGGGGTACGGCACCGCCCTAGGGGCCATTGTGGAGGCATACCGCCAAGGGCGGGTTTCCCACGTTTGGGTGGACGAAACCCGGCCCTACCTGCAAGGGGCCAGGCTTACCGCTTATGAGCTGCAAAGGGCAGGGGTTCCCGCCACCTTGATCGCGGACAACATGGCGGGCTTCCTCATGGCCCAGGGCCGGGTGGATGCGGTCATCGTGGGGGTGGACCGCATGGCCCTGAACGGGGACTTCGCCAACAAGATCGGCACCTATACCCTGGCGGTTCTTACCCACCATCACGGGATTCCCTTCTATGCCGCCCTGCCCCTCTCCTCCGTGGACCCAAGCCTGGAAAGCGGAGAGGGGATCCCCATAGAGGAGCGTTCCCCCGAGGAGGTCTTGGAGCTAAGGGGGGTGCGCCTCGCCCCCTTGGGGGTAGCCGCCTACCATCCCGCCTTTGACATCACCCCTCACCGCTACCTGACGGGGATCATCACGGAGAAGGGGATTCTCTACCCACCCTTTGACGAGGCCTTGCGGCATGCTCTGGGGATTTCTTGA
- a CDS encoding PQQ-dependent sugar dehydrogenase, whose product MVSRRRVLVGLLGLSLARGQGLRVEEVVGGLEVPWALAFLPDGSFLVSERLGRIQWVRGGRASLYAKLPVYHRGESGLLGLALHPQFPQEPYLFAYRTVEEGGLRNQVVRLRHQGERGVLDRVILDGIPARAHGLHSGGRLAFGPDGMLYVTTGEAYERELAQDLSSLGGKILRITPEGRPAPGNPFLDRPGARPEIYSYGHRNPQGLAWHPRTGELFASEHGPSGELGFGHDEVNVILAGGNYGWPRVVGEGKDPRYRNPLHFWPEGFPPGNLAFWREALYVAGLRGQALLRLVLAGGRGSWRVVRVETALSGFGRLREVQVGPDGALYVTTSNRDGRGQARPQDDRVLRLG is encoded by the coding sequence ATGGTTTCCCGCAGGCGGGTGCTCGTAGGCCTTTTGGGGCTTTCCCTGGCACGGGGGCAGGGGCTTCGGGTGGAGGAGGTGGTGGGGGGCCTCGAGGTGCCCTGGGCCCTGGCCTTTTTGCCCGACGGGAGCTTTCTGGTTTCCGAGCGGCTGGGACGGATCCAGTGGGTGCGGGGAGGAAGGGCCTCCCTTTACGCAAAGCTTCCCGTTTACCACCGGGGGGAGTCGGGGCTTTTGGGCCTCGCCCTCCATCCCCAGTTTCCCCAGGAGCCCTACCTCTTTGCCTACCGCACGGTGGAGGAAGGGGGCCTCAGAAACCAGGTGGTGCGCCTGAGGCACCAAGGGGAAAGGGGCGTGCTGGACAGGGTGATCCTGGACGGGATTCCCGCCCGCGCCCACGGCCTACACTCCGGGGGGCGGCTCGCCTTCGGCCCCGATGGGATGCTCTACGTGACCACGGGGGAGGCCTACGAGCGGGAGCTGGCCCAGGACCTCTCCTCCTTAGGGGGCAAGATCCTAAGGATCACGCCGGAGGGCAGGCCGGCCCCGGGGAACCCCTTCTTGGACCGCCCCGGGGCCAGGCCCGAGATCTACAGCTATGGCCACCGCAACCCCCAGGGTCTGGCCTGGCACCCCAGGACCGGGGAGCTTTTCGCCAGCGAGCACGGCCCCAGCGGGGAGCTGGGCTTTGGCCACGACGAGGTGAACGTGATCCTGGCGGGCGGCAACTACGGCTGGCCCCGGGTGGTGGGGGAGGGGAAGGATCCCCGCTACCGCAACCCCCTCCACTTCTGGCCCGAGGGGTTCCCTCCCGGGAACCTGGCCTTCTGGAGGGAAGCCCTGTACGTGGCGGGCCTCAGGGGGCAGGCCCTTTTGCGGCTCGTCCTGGCAGGGGGAAGGGGCAGCTGGCGGGTGGTGCGGGTGGAAACGGCCCTTTCGGGCTTTGGCCGCCTAAGGGAGGTGCAGGTGGGTCCCGATGGAGCCCTCTACGTCACCACCTCCAACCGCGATGGCAGGGGCCAGGCGCGTCCCCAAGACGATAGGGTGCTGAGGCTGGGTTAG
- the tdh gene encoding L-threonine 3-dehydrogenase produces the protein MRALAKLAPEEGLTLVERPVPEPGPGEILVRVEAASICGTDLHIWRWDHWARGRIKPPLITGHEFSGVVEQVGPGVKRPQVGDHVSLESHIVCHTCPACRTGNYHVCLNTQILGVDRDGGFAEYVVVPAENAWVNPRELPFEVGAILEPFGNAVHTVYAGSGVSGKSVLITGAGPIGLMAAMVARASGAGPILVSDPNPYRLDFARPYADRLVNPLEEDLLSVVREVTGSGVEVLLEFSGNETAIHQGLKALIPGGEARILGIPSDPIRFDLAGELVMRGITAYGIAGRRLWQTWMQGTALVYSGRVDLSPLITHRLPLSRYREAFGLLASGQAVKVILDPKA, from the coding sequence ATGCGCGCTTTGGCCAAGCTGGCCCCGGAGGAGGGCCTAACCCTGGTGGAACGGCCCGTGCCCGAGCCGGGCCCGGGGGAGATCCTGGTGCGGGTGGAGGCCGCCAGCATCTGCGGCACCGACCTCCATATCTGGCGGTGGGACCATTGGGCCAGGGGCAGGATCAAGCCTCCCCTCATCACCGGGCACGAGTTCAGCGGGGTGGTGGAACAGGTGGGCCCCGGGGTCAAAAGGCCCCAGGTGGGGGACCACGTGAGCCTGGAAAGCCACATCGTCTGCCACACCTGCCCCGCCTGTCGCACGGGCAACTACCACGTCTGCCTCAACACCCAGATCCTGGGGGTGGACCGGGACGGCGGGTTTGCGGAGTACGTGGTGGTGCCCGCGGAAAACGCCTGGGTAAACCCGAGGGAGTTGCCCTTTGAGGTGGGGGCCATCCTGGAGCCCTTCGGAAACGCGGTGCACACGGTGTACGCGGGAAGCGGGGTGTCCGGCAAAAGCGTCCTCATCACCGGGGCGGGGCCCATTGGCCTCATGGCGGCCATGGTGGCCCGGGCCAGCGGGGCCGGGCCCATCTTGGTATCCGATCCCAACCCCTACCGCCTGGACTTCGCCAGGCCCTACGCCGACCGCCTCGTTAACCCCTTGGAGGAGGACCTCCTTTCCGTGGTGCGGGAGGTGACGGGAAGCGGGGTGGAGGTCCTCTTGGAGTTTTCCGGGAATGAAACGGCCATCCACCAGGGACTAAAGGCCTTGATCCCGGGGGGGGAGGCCAGGATCCTGGGGATCCCCTCGGACCCCATCCGCTTTGACCTGGCGGGGGAGCTGGTCATGCGGGGGATCACCGCCTACGGCATCGCGGGAAGGAGGCTCTGGCAGACCTGGATGCAGGGCACCGCCTTGGTCTACTCGGGCCGGGTGGACCTTAGCCCTCTCATCACCCACCGCCTGCCCTTAAGCCGGTACCGGGAGGCCTTTGGCCTCTTGGCCTCGGGGCAAGCGGTAAAGGTGATCCTGGACCCCAAGGCGTAG